GCCGGGGCTGGCGGCCTTGGCTCCAACGCAGCCCTCATGCTGGTCCGAAGCGGCGTGGGACATATCACCTTGGTGGACGACGATGTGGTGGACGCCTCCAACCTCAACCGCCAGCAGTATTGGCCGCGTCATGTGGGGCGTAGCAAGGTTGAAGCGCTGAGCGAGCTGTTGCTGGAGCTGAATCCGCAATTGTCCGTCGAAACGCACAAGCTGCGCATCACGGCAGATACCCTGCCCGGCATTCTGCCTGCCTGCCCCATTTGGGTTGAAGCCTTTGACAGCCCGAACGACAAAAGCCTGTTTGTTGAAGCGGCGTTGCTGGCCGGGCACAAGGTCGCCAGCGCATCCGGCATGGGCGGCTACGGCGGCGCGCCCATGTCCCGGCGAAACCTGGGCAACCTGATACTTGTGGGCGACTTTACCACGGATATTCTGATGGCCCCGCCTCTGGCCCCCCGCGTAACAGAAGCCGCTGCCCTGCTGGCCGATGCGGTGCTGGAAATGCTGTTGGGCTGATGCCGCTACGGCATGCCAATCTACTACCCCAAAAGGCTGTTCCAGCGAAGCTGCTCCCTTGGGATCAGTTTTGACGGAACAGCCTTTTGCAATAAATGCAGTGTGAGCTCATCCGCAAAAAAATGGGCTACGCCTGCAAAAACCATTGACACTGCTGCCTCTAGGCCCGGACGACCTTGGCCTCCTTGATGGGCAGATTTACAAGAGCCGCCAGAAGGGCCAACGCAATATCCACCTGCCAGACCCACAAGAGGCTGCCCGAATATTGTAATGCCACTCCTCCCAGCCACGCGCCAAGAAAAGCACCAATCTGATGCGTCAGCAAGGTCAGTCCAAAGAGTGTAGCAAGATAGCGAGTGCCGAAAAGCTTGCCCACAATCCCCGCAGTTGGTGGTACCGTGGCCAGCCAGGTAAGCCCCGTGGTTACGGCAAATATATAGAAGGTCAGTTCCGTCTTGGGTGAAACAAGATAAACGGCGATCATCAGCGCACGAAAGGCATAGAGTGCAGACAAAATAAATTTCATGCGAAAATACTTGCCCAGAATACCCGCCCCGATACTGCCCGCGATATTGCAGAGCCCGATAAGGGACAGACTGATGGCCGAAACGGAAGCCTCATGGCCGCACAGGCTGACCTCACCCGGCAAGTGGGTCGTCAGAAAAGCCACATGAAATCCACAGGTAAAAAACCCCGCATGCAAAAGCAAATAGCTCGGATTACGAAAAGCGGCCTTCAGTTGCTGCTTGAGACCTTCATTGCTGGCATGACTGGCAGCGCTTGTGGCGGCATGGGCCATTCCGCCTACAGGCTGGCTGTCAGAAGCCCGCGACATGCCCGTCTGACGGCACAGCAACCAGGATGGCACGATGGACGCCAATGCTGACACCGCCAAAAGCAGTAATCCGCCTGTGTACCCCTTGAGACTGATAACGGTCTGCACCAAAGGCGCAAAGGCAAACTGCCCCATAGACCCCCCGGCATTGATAATGCCGCTGGCCACCGACCGCTTGTCCTCTGGCAAACGCCCGGCCACAATGCCTATAAGTATGGAAAAACTGCCCGCAGCCGCTCCAGCCGGGCTTAAAAACCCTTGAGCAAGGGTCATGCTCCAGAAAGATCCTGCCTGAAGCGTGTATATCTGCCCAAGCGCCAAAAGCAGCGCACCTGTCAGCAGCACGGGAAGCGGCCCCTTCTTGTCGGCCCAGGCCCCAAAAATTGGCTGAAACACTCCCCACATCAACTGGCCGATAGCCAGAGCCATGCTCATTTCAGTGATGCTCATGGCAGTCGCGCTTATCAGCGGATGCACAAACAGACCTACAGTCTGGCGGATTCCCATTGTAATCATCAGCACGAGGCTGGACAGGGCGATGATTACCCATAAACCGCTTGCTGGAGCAGTAGGAGTAAGCTGGCCGTGAGTTGAGCGATTTTCGCTGGGATTTGTCACAGGTACTTTCCTTGGTCTTGTGATCGTTGGTTGAGACAGCACAATGACGACACCAGAGCATACTCAGCCAAAAGCGGCAGCAGGCGATAGCAGTCTTGGGCTACCACAGGATGATTCAGGGTAAACACTATTCCAGCGAGTCAATCTGCGTAAAAATATGCCAAAGCGTTTCATAGTTTTCGCCAAGATGCGCTTTGATACTCGTTTGGGCCTGCTGCCATAACGGCATAGCCTTGGCGAAAACGTCTTCTCCCAACGGACTGAGGTGAAGCTGGCGCTTCCGGCTTCCGGCGGGAGCCTTGTCCACGATGAAACCCTGGCTCAAAAGTGGCTGCAGGGTGCGCACCAGGGTACTGCGCTCCAGCCGCACCCGCTGCGCCAACTGTCCCGTGCCGCAACCCGGCATGCGCGAAATATTGGCCAGCAGGGAATACTGGGTAACGCTGATGCCAGCAGGTTCAAGCGCCGAGTCGTAAAAACCTGTCACCCTGTGAGACATACGGCGCAAATTTGTGCAGACGCATGGCGATTTGGGAGGGGGGGAAACGCTTTTCATTGTCCTGTCT
The Desulfovibrio intestinalis DNA segment above includes these coding regions:
- the thiF gene encoding sulfur carrier protein ThiS adenylyltransferase ThiF; its protein translation is MTNPLYDGLGRYFSPEQLNALRAAKVGIAGAGGLGSNAALMLVRSGVGHITLVDDDVVDASNLNRQQYWPRHVGRSKVEALSELLLELNPQLSVETHKLRITADTLPGILPACPIWVEAFDSPNDKSLFVEAALLAGHKVASASGMGGYGGAPMSRRNLGNLILVGDFTTDILMAPPLAPRVTEAAALLADAVLEMLLG
- a CDS encoding MFS transporter, encoding MTNPSENRSTHGQLTPTAPASGLWVIIALSSLVLMITMGIRQTVGLFVHPLISATAMSITEMSMALAIGQLMWGVFQPIFGAWADKKGPLPVLLTGALLLALGQIYTLQAGSFWSMTLAQGFLSPAGAAAGSFSILIGIVAGRLPEDKRSVASGIINAGGSMGQFAFAPLVQTVISLKGYTGGLLLLAVSALASIVPSWLLCRQTGMSRASDSQPVGGMAHAATSAASHASNEGLKQQLKAAFRNPSYLLLHAGFFTCGFHVAFLTTHLPGEVSLCGHEASVSAISLSLIGLCNIAGSIGAGILGKYFRMKFILSALYAFRALMIAVYLVSPKTELTFYIFAVTTGLTWLATVPPTAGIVGKLFGTRYLATLFGLTLLTHQIGAFLGAWLGGVALQYSGSLLWVWQVDIALALLAALVNLPIKEAKVVRA
- a CDS encoding MarR family winged helix-turn-helix transcriptional regulator translates to MKSVSPPPKSPCVCTNLRRMSHRVTGFYDSALEPAGISVTQYSLLANISRMPGCGTGQLAQRVRLERSTLVRTLQPLLSQGFIVDKAPAGSRKRQLHLSPLGEDVFAKAMPLWQQAQTSIKAHLGENYETLWHIFTQIDSLE